The Novosphingobium terrae genome has a window encoding:
- the lipB gene encoding lipoyl(octanoyl) transferase LipB, producing the protein MSSSLPTAALSHPLEFRHEAEPVPYREALEAMTARNTAIADGSAGELIWLLDHLPVYTAGTSAAASDLLDPRFEIVEAGRGGRYTYHGPGQRIGYVLLDLSKRKRDVRGFVSALESWVIATLRDFGVESWRSDAGVGIWTRDIDGSEAKIGAIGVRIRRWVTMHGFSVNLSPDLTHFSGIVPCGIAEKGVTSLERLGIKVSAVQWDEALLARADEFLAMLDQPCPPRG; encoded by the coding sequence ATGTCGTCGAGTCTTCCCACCGCCGCCCTGTCTCACCCCCTTGAGTTCCGCCACGAAGCCGAGCCCGTGCCTTACCGTGAGGCGCTGGAGGCGATGACCGCCCGCAACACCGCCATCGCCGATGGCAGCGCGGGCGAACTGATCTGGCTGCTCGACCACTTGCCGGTCTACACCGCCGGGACCAGCGCGGCGGCCTCCGACCTGCTGGACCCGCGTTTCGAGATCGTCGAGGCCGGGCGCGGCGGGCGCTACACCTATCACGGCCCCGGCCAGCGCATCGGCTACGTTCTGCTGGACCTCAGCAAGCGCAAGCGCGATGTGCGCGGTTTCGTCTCCGCGCTGGAAAGCTGGGTGATCGCCACCCTGCGCGATTTCGGCGTGGAAAGCTGGCGCTCCGACGCGGGCGTGGGCATCTGGACCCGCGACATCGACGGCTCGGAAGCCAAGATCGGCGCCATCGGCGTGCGCATCCGCCGCTGGGTGACGATGCATGGCTTTTCGGTCAATCTCTCGCCCGATCTCACCCATTTCTCGGGCATCGTGCCCTGCGGCATCGCCGAAAAAGGCGTCACCAGCCTTGAAAGGCTTGGCATCAAGGTGTCAGCGGTGCAATGGGATGAGGCCCTGCTGGCACGCGCGGACGAGTTTCTCGCCATGCTCGACCAGCCCTGCCCCCCCAGGGGTTAA
- a CDS encoding MBL fold metallo-hydrolase has product MERMALPPQPWPTGLVTRPETLVRRILAPNASPYTYTGTQTYLVGTEKAVVVIDPGPAEEAHLDALTAAIGGAQVVAIACTHTHRDHSPAAAPLAERTGAPVIGCAPLTLEDEGPRADAAFDADYRPDRILADGEQIAGPGFTLTALATPGHTSNHLCFALEESGALFTGDHVMGWSTSVVSPPDGDMGAYMASLERLYEREDRIYYPAHGEPIGNPRQFVRSMIGHRRQRERQILKLLGEDVQEIPALVARMYAGLDPRLVGAAGRSVLAHLLDLIRRGLVRQEGEAFVLT; this is encoded by the coding sequence ATGGAGCGCATGGCTTTGCCCCCTCAACCCTGGCCCACCGGCCTTGTCACCCGCCCTGAAACGCTGGTGAGGCGCATTCTGGCGCCCAATGCCTCACCCTACACCTACACCGGCACCCAGACCTATCTGGTCGGCACGGAAAAGGCCGTGGTGGTGATCGATCCCGGCCCGGCAGAGGAAGCCCATCTGGATGCGCTCACCGCCGCCATCGGCGGAGCGCAGGTGGTGGCGATCGCCTGCACCCACACTCACCGCGACCATTCGCCTGCCGCCGCACCTCTGGCCGAGCGCACCGGCGCGCCGGTCATCGGCTGCGCCCCGCTGACGCTGGAGGATGAAGGCCCCCGCGCCGATGCCGCCTTCGATGCCGATTACCGCCCCGACCGCATTCTGGCCGATGGCGAGCAGATCGCGGGCCCCGGCTTCACGCTGACCGCTCTGGCCACGCCGGGGCACACCTCCAACCATCTGTGCTTTGCGCTGGAGGAGAGCGGCGCGCTCTTCACCGGCGACCATGTGATGGGCTGGTCGACCAGCGTCGTCTCGCCGCCCGATGGCGATATGGGCGCCTATATGGCCAGCCTTGAGCGGCTCTATGAGCGCGAGGACCGCATCTATTACCCCGCCCATGGCGAGCCCATCGGCAACCCCCGGCAATTCGTGCGCAGCATGATCGGCCACCGCCGCCAGCGCGAGCGCCAGATCCTGAAGCTGCTGGGCGAGGATGTGCAGGAGATTCCCGCTCTGGTGGCCCGCATGTATGCCGGGCTGGACCCGCGTCTGGTGGGGGCTGCGGGGCGTTCGGTGCTGGCGCATCTGCTCGATCTGATCCGGCGCGGGCTGGTGAGGCAGGAGGGCGAGGCCTTCGTGCTGACCTGA
- a CDS encoding glycerophosphoryl diester phosphodiesterase membrane domain-containing protein, with translation MRFDGNLAWQQAVRLCSANKELLLVLAGVFFFLPGVTSAFFLSGLQEELMRNMATANQQDPKAMLQALGGIYAQMGPYIVGLLLVQTVGTMSMMALLTDSARPTVGQAILLGLKRLPTVFGVGLLLMLGYFLSGMVFVLVLGVLGAIVGVATGAAAGAGAMSAPVIIIVAIGTAGFIGFLIYAVTRLSLTLPAIVIDQIANPWRALRRSWALTRGNTATLLGFYLVLMVAYAVIGMVVFMLLSTLVKLGTPQYSKAYFTANGLVSGLIGGVVSILASAIIAAVHGQLSGTGGRESLSETFR, from the coding sequence ATGCGTTTCGATGGCAATCTGGCCTGGCAGCAGGCCGTTCGCCTGTGCAGCGCCAACAAGGAACTGCTGCTGGTTCTGGCCGGCGTCTTCTTCTTTCTGCCGGGCGTCACCTCGGCCTTCTTCCTGTCGGGTCTGCAGGAAGAGTTGATGCGCAACATGGCCACCGCCAACCAGCAGGACCCCAAGGCCATGCTTCAGGCGCTGGGCGGCATCTATGCCCAGATGGGGCCCTATATCGTGGGACTGCTGCTGGTGCAGACGGTGGGCACCATGTCGATGATGGCGCTGCTGACCGATTCGGCGCGGCCCACCGTGGGCCAGGCCATCCTGCTGGGCCTGAAGCGCTTGCCCACGGTGTTTGGCGTGGGCCTGCTGCTGATGCTGGGCTATTTTCTTTCCGGCATGGTCTTCGTGCTGGTGCTGGGCGTGCTGGGCGCCATCGTCGGCGTGGCGACCGGAGCCGCGGCTGGCGCCGGCGCCATGAGCGCCCCGGTGATCATCATCGTGGCCATCGGCACGGCGGGCTTTATCGGCTTTCTGATCTATGCCGTCACCCGCCTGTCGCTCACCCTGCCCGCCATCGTGATCGACCAGATCGCCAACCCCTGGCGCGCCCTGCGCCGCTCATGGGCGCTGACGCGCGGCAACACCGCCACGCTGCTGGGCTTCTATCTGGTGCTGATGGTGGCCTATGCGGTGATCGGCATGGTGGTCTTCATGCTGCTGAGCACGCTGGTGAAGCTGGGCACGCCGCAATACAGCAAGGCCTATTTCACGGCGAACGGGCTGGTCTCGGGCCTGATCGGCGGCGTGGTGAGCATTCTGGCCAGTGCGATCATCGCTGCGGTGCATGGGCAATTGTCCGGCACTGGCGGGCGTGAGTCGCTGTCGGAGACCTTCCGGTGA
- a CDS encoding gamma-glutamylcyclotransferase family protein encodes MSILLFSYGTLQKDAVQIATFGRLLHGAADAMPGYRQDMLEITDPDVLRTSGERFHPVVRPSPEASDEVRGMVFSITAEELAAADRYEVSDYQRVEVTLSSGRQAWVYIQA; translated from the coding sequence GTGAGCATCCTGCTGTTTTCCTATGGCACGCTTCAGAAAGACGCCGTGCAGATCGCCACCTTCGGGCGGCTTCTGCATGGCGCCGCCGATGCGATGCCGGGCTATCGTCAGGACATGCTGGAAATCACCGATCCGGATGTGCTGCGCACCAGTGGCGAGCGCTTTCATCCGGTCGTGCGGCCCTCACCCGAAGCTTCGGACGAGGTGCGGGGCATGGTCTTCAGCATCACCGCCGAGGAACTCGCTGCGGCTGACCGCTATGAAGTGTCGGATTATCAGCGGGTCGAGGTGACGCTGTCATCGGGCAGGCAGGCCTGGGTCTATATTCAGGCCTGA
- a CDS encoding DUF1465 family protein, with protein sequence MTITSTLNARIVEGLYAEALVLSDEVRAVFDLSGRIEATGSNEDALRIALSCEALRTTTRMMHAMAWLLNHRAYFMGELSAFQLRRYGRLAPDFPTSDPMRMTMLEISVRELIIATEHFYARLLRIDDRWREDYRGSGPSGLDRLRARLDSLTQSAVGAA encoded by the coding sequence ATGACCATTACCAGCACTCTCAATGCCCGCATCGTGGAAGGGCTCTATGCCGAGGCACTCGTGCTTTCGGACGAGGTGCGCGCTGTCTTCGATCTCTCGGGACGGATCGAGGCAACCGGCTCCAATGAAGACGCCCTGCGCATCGCCCTCTCCTGCGAGGCTTTGCGCACCACCACGCGGATGATGCATGCCATGGCCTGGCTGCTCAACCATCGCGCCTATTTTATGGGCGAGTTGAGCGCCTTCCAATTGCGCCGCTATGGCCGGCTGGCGCCTGACTTCCCCACCTCCGATCCGATGCGCATGACCATGCTGGAGATTTCGGTGCGCGAGCTGATCATCGCCACCGAACATTTCTACGCCCGCTTGCTGCGCATCGATGATCGATGGCGCGAGGACTATCGCGGCAGCGGTCCTTCCGGGCTTGACCGGCTGCGCGCAAGGCTGGATTCGCTGACCCAGAGCGCGGTGGGGGCAGCGTAA
- the nadA gene encoding quinolinate synthase NadA, which translates to MTAQHPSLVGIDIRAEIERLRREKNAVILAHYYQKPELQDLADFVGDSLELSRKAAETDAEVIAFCGVKFMAEVAKILSPEKTVILPDMNAGCSLEDACPPARFKAFREAHPDHIALTYINCSTEVKALSDIIVTSSSAETILQQIPKDQKIIFGPDRHLGGYLSRKFNREMLLWPGVCIVHEAFSETELLKLKAQHPGAPIAAHPECPPTIVDHSDYVGSTSGILNYAKAMTGDTLIVATEPHIIHQMQLAMPDKTFIGAPGGDGNCNCNICPYMALNTLEKLYISLRDLSPRIEIEETLRLDAKRSLDRMLEMASGSVGKGDLGTK; encoded by the coding sequence ATGACCGCCCAGCACCCGTCGCTTGTTGGCATCGACATCCGCGCCGAAATCGAGCGCCTGCGCCGCGAGAAGAATGCCGTCATCCTGGCGCATTACTATCAGAAGCCGGAACTGCAGGATCTGGCCGATTTCGTCGGTGATTCTCTGGAATTGTCGCGCAAGGCGGCAGAAACCGATGCCGAAGTGATCGCCTTCTGCGGCGTGAAGTTCATGGCCGAGGTCGCCAAGATCCTGTCGCCGGAAAAGACGGTGATCCTGCCCGATATGAACGCGGGCTGCAGCTTGGAAGACGCCTGCCCCCCCGCGCGGTTCAAGGCCTTCCGCGAGGCGCATCCCGATCACATCGCGCTGACCTACATCAACTGCTCGACCGAGGTGAAGGCGCTCTCCGACATCATCGTGACCTCGTCCAGCGCGGAAACGATCCTGCAGCAGATCCCCAAGGACCAGAAGATCATCTTCGGCCCCGATCGCCATCTGGGCGGTTACCTCAGTCGCAAGTTCAACCGCGAGATGCTGCTGTGGCCCGGCGTCTGCATCGTGCATGAAGCCTTCAGCGAGACCGAACTGCTCAAGCTGAAAGCCCAGCACCCCGGCGCGCCCATCGCCGCGCATCCGGAATGCCCGCCCACCATCGTCGACCATTCCGATTATGTCGGCAGCACCAGCGGCATCCTCAACTACGCCAAGGCCATGACCGGCGACACGCTGATCGTCGCCACCGAGCCGCATATCATCCACCAGATGCAGCTCGCCATGCCCGACAAGACCTTCATCGGTGCCCCGGGCGGCGACGGCAACTGCAACTGCAACATCTGCCCCTATATGGCGCTCAACACGCTGGAAAAGCTGTATATCAGCCTGCGTGACCTGTCCCCCCGCATCGAGATCGAAGAGACGCTGCGTCTGGACGCCAAGCGCAGCCTCGACCGCATGCTGGAGATGGCCAGCGGCTCGGTCGGCAAGGGCGATCTGGGCACCAAGTGA
- a CDS encoding carboxymuconolactone decarboxylase family protein, translated as MRLPQLDHTTLEGDQLALYEDMKAGIHKNFAGFTAIDSKDDLIGPWNPWLTFPQFGGPVWKLVLALGDNPVLPKPIREIGILVTGAHFHSAYELYAHILVAKLRGLSDAKVRTISSGNRPPDLTYEEGLAYDFAFALVNGGIVPEILYQEAEQAFGRAGTAEFIYLVGLYCMVSTTLNGFKVPLPEEEDL; from the coding sequence ATGCGCCTCCCCCAACTCGACCACACCACCCTCGAAGGCGATCAGCTGGCCCTCTATGAGGACATGAAAGCCGGCATTCACAAGAATTTCGCTGGCTTCACCGCCATCGACAGCAAAGACGATCTGATCGGCCCCTGGAACCCCTGGCTGACCTTCCCGCAATTCGGCGGCCCGGTCTGGAAGCTGGTGCTGGCGCTGGGCGACAATCCGGTCCTCCCCAAGCCCATCCGCGAGATCGGCATCCTCGTCACCGGCGCGCATTTCCATTCGGCCTATGAGCTTTACGCCCATATTCTGGTGGCCAAGCTGCGCGGCCTTTCCGACGCCAAGGTCCGCACCATCAGCAGCGGCAACCGCCCGCCAGACCTCACCTATGAGGAAGGCCTGGCCTATGATTTCGCCTTCGCGCTGGTAAACGGCGGCATCGTGCCCGAAATCCTGTATCAGGAGGCCGAGCAAGCCTTCGGCCGCGCAGGCACAGCGGAGTTTATCTATCTGGTCGGGCTGTACTGCATGGTCTCGACCACGCTGAACGGGTTCAAGGTGCCTCTGCCTGAAGAAGAGGATCTGTAA